Genomic window (Sphingomonas sp. S1-29):
CGCCTCGAAGGCGGGCGATACGCGCAGCAGGGCGGGCTTGCCGGTATGGCGTTCGACGCGCGCGAGGAACGCCTGCACTTCGCCGAGCATCGCGCCGCGGGTGGGGGCGGGGTTGCAAGCCGGGTCGAGCTCGAATGCGACCGCGGCGGGCAGCGCATCGGCGGTGCGCGGAACGGTGGCGTTGAAATGATCGGCCTGTTCGGTGCCCGGTCGGCACGGCGCATAGAGGTGCAGCGCGCCGCGGCGAACGCCGGCCACGGGCAACGCCCGCCAATGCTGCTCGAACGCGGCGTCGCGCGACACGTCGCCCTGCGTCGCGACGACATAGGCGAAATCGACGCCGTCGCCGCGGGCGACATACCAGTCGATCGCCCCCGTCGCGGCGCTGACGTCTACCCCCTGCACCGGATATTGTTCGATCGACGGTTGCCACTGGCCGGCATAGATCCACCCGCCGCCCGCAATCGCCCCCGCCGCGCCGACTGCGATCAGCAGCCGCCCCAGCCCCCAAAATTGCACCCCGTTCGCCCCTTTATGATTTGATGTGCAGCACGCAGATCAGCGTGAACAGCCGCCGCGCGGTATCGAAATCGACCTCGATATTGCGCTCGAGGCGTTCCTTGAGCAGCTCGGCGGCTTCGTTATGGACCGCGCGGCGCGCCATATCGACGGTTTCGATATGCTCGGCGGTGGCGCTGCGGATCGCCTGATAATAGCTGTCGCAAATCGCGAAATAGCTTTTGATCGGCCGCTGGAAGCGCCCCATCGCGAGCACCAGCGTTTCGAGCGGCGATCCGTCCTCGCGCGCCATCGCCAGCGCCAGCCGCCCCTCCTCGACGCTGATCGTCAGCTTGTAAGGGCCGGCATAGCCGTCGGGATGCTCGCGCAACGGCTTGAAATAATTGCCCTCGAGCAGATCGAAGATCGCGATCCGGCGCTCCTGCTCGATATCGGCGTTGCGCCACAGGATCGTGCGTTCGTCCAGCGTGACGGCGATGATCCTGGGGTCGGCCATGGTCCCCCCGCGATAAGCCTTTGGCGCGCAAGATCAACGGGGCGCGCGCGACTTCACCCTATTCCCGTTCGCACTGAGCTTGTCGAAGTGCCGTTCTTCTTTTGCGGGCGGCCCGCCAAAGGCAGGACGGTGCTTCGACAGGCTCAGCACGAACGGGGAGGGGGGGGTGAACCTTCCACATGATTCACCGATGCGCCGCCTTGCGCGCCGCGCCGCATTGCCGGATTAGGACGCATGGCAACGCTCCCCGTGATTCATACCGCCCCCGGCGAGGGGCTGCGGCTCCCGCAGAATGTCGAGGCCGAAGCGGCATTGCTCGGCGCGATGATGATCGACAACCGGCTGGCCGACGACGTTTCGGACATGCTGACCCCCGACCATTTCTTCGAGCCGGTGCATGGCCGAATCTTCGGCGCGATCGGCAAGCTGCGCGGCGAGGACATGCTCGCCAACCCGCTGACGCTGCGACCGATGTTCGCGGGCGACGAGGGGATGAAGGAGCTTGGCGGCCCCGCCTATCTGGCGCAGCTCACCGGATCGGGCGCGGGGCTGATCGGGGCCAAGCAGTTCGCCAAGCAGATCTACGACCTGGCGATGCTGCGCACGCTGGTCGAGGTCGGGCGCGACCTGGTCGAAAAGGCGATGGACACGTCGGAGGCGATCAATCCGGCGGCGCAGGTCGAGGCCGCCGAAGAGGCGCTGTTCGCGGTTGCGGCGGGGCGCGACACCACCAAGACGATCAAGACCTTCGCGCAGGCGACCACCGCCGCGGTCGACATGGCGGCCAAGGCGCTCAACACCGGCGGGGGGCTTTCGGGCGTCACCACCGGGTTCGACAGCATCAACGCGCGGATCGGTGGCCTCCATCATTCGGATTTGATGATCCTTGCCGGGCGTCCGGGTATGGGCAAGACCTCGCTCGCCACCAACATCGCCTTCAACGCCTCGCGGCGCTGGATCGACGACATGGCGCTGGGGATCGCGCCCAAGGATTCGGTGGGCGCGAAGGTCGCCTTCTTCAGCCTCGAAATGTCCGCCGATCAGCTCGCGACGCGTATCCTTGCCGAACAATCGCGGATCAGTTCGGAAGCTTTGCGCATGGGCAAGATCAGCAAGGCCGAATTCCGCCAATTGGCCGATGCCGCGACCGACCTGCAGAACCTGCCCTTGTTCATCGACGATACCGCGGGCCTGTCGATCAGCGCGCTGCACACCCGCGTTCGCCGCCTGAAGCGCCAGTTGAAGGACGATCTGAAGTTCATCGTCGTCGATTACCTCCAGCTGCTGTCGGGATCGGGCAATCGCGCGGGCGACAATCGCGTGCAGGAAATCTCGGAGATCAGCCGGGGCCTTAAGACGCTTGCCAAGGATCTCGACGTGCCGGTGATGGCGCTGTCGCAGCTCAGCCGCGCGGTCGAAC
Coding sequences:
- a CDS encoding GH25 family lysozyme, with amino-acid sequence MQFWGLGRLLIAVGAAGAIAGGGWIYAGQWQPSIEQYPVQGVDVSAATGAIDWYVARGDGVDFAYVVATQGDVSRDAAFEQHWRALPVAGVRRGALHLYAPCRPGTEQADHFNATVPRTADALPAAVAFELDPACNPAPTRGAMLGEVQAFLARVERHTGKPALLRVSPAFEAPYQLSQGIDRTFWGVRAFREPAYLARGWRMWQANPIRRVDGIERPAHWNVVAT
- a CDS encoding UPF0262 family protein, with amino-acid sequence MADPRIIAVTLDERTILWRNADIEQERRIAIFDLLEGNYFKPLREHPDGYAGPYKLTISVEEGRLALAMAREDGSPLETLVLAMGRFQRPIKSYFAICDSYYQAIRSATAEHIETVDMARRAVHNEAAELLKERLERNIEVDFDTARRLFTLICVLHIKS
- a CDS encoding replicative DNA helicase; protein product: MATLPVIHTAPGEGLRLPQNVEAEAALLGAMMIDNRLADDVSDMLTPDHFFEPVHGRIFGAIGKLRGEDMLANPLTLRPMFAGDEGMKELGGPAYLAQLTGSGAGLIGAKQFAKQIYDLAMLRTLVEVGRDLVEKAMDTSEAINPAAQVEAAEEALFAVAAGRDTTKTIKTFAQATTAAVDMAAKALNTGGGLSGVTTGFDSINARIGGLHHSDLMILAGRPGMGKTSLATNIAFNASRRWIDDMALGIAPKDSVGAKVAFFSLEMSADQLATRILAEQSRISSEALRMGKISKAEFRQLADAATDLQNLPLFIDDTAGLSISALHTRVRRLKRQLKDDLKFIVVDYLQLLSGSGNRAGDNRVQEISEISRGLKTLAKDLDVPVMALSQLSRAVEQREDKRPMLSDLRESGSIEQDADIVFFVYREDYYVAAREPKRPVEGDDPRVFEDHQKWHMEMERVYGLAELIIAKQRHGATGKVILKFEPEITRFSDYAGPQYAGPLE